TAGACCACCAGATTATGGAATTGCTATCAATCCTCCTTTGACTGTATCAAACTTAAACTTGGAGGAGCCAAGCGGTTTCGCACTCGGTAGCTGTCCCCGCGCAGAATAATTATAGGCTCTGCTGATCAACTGAAAAAGGTGATCAGAAGCTGTCATATAAATCGTAGTAAAACTAATGTAGTCATCTGGGTTTTGCGTTTTATATGAGTGCACATCACTAAATATACCCCAACGCTAACCCAATGACACTTACCGCAATGAATATTTTAAGTTTCATTTGGTGGCCCCCCTAAAACTCCCCAATTTCCAGCAGAAAATTAGTGGTGACCTACAGTTATTTTACACTAACGTATAACCCATAAGTTCTGACCATCTGTGTCTTGCCAGCCACAGGATTACGCCGCTTCATAGAAAATTTATGTCGTATAATACTACTGATGCGTCGTAAGTTTCCTTTGCAATCTTCATCCAACTACCAATTGGCCCTGTAGCTACTTGACAGTTTAGATTGTCTCCGTACACTCTCCTGATTACGGGACACTTAATATTTTATTGCGACAACTTTTTGGTGCTTAAGACGTGGTTTCACTATCCTTATCATAACATGAGTTGGCAATACTCTCGTGATAGTCCTTATTACTACGAAAGAATGGTATTGGAAGTAGATGGTATCCTGTGGTAACGTTCGCTTTACTAATCAACATCCCGGGGTTATAATCAAAGCAACAGATACTAATAAGGGTGGAATATCATTGTGCTTCCCGAGACTACGGAATGGCTACGACAATCAGAGTATGATATCGATACGGCCGAGGCAATGTGTAGAGCTGGTAGATATGTATATGCGGCCTTTATGTGCCAACTAGCTATCGAAAAAGCTCTTAAAGGTTTAGTTGTAGAACTAACTGGGAATACTCCACCTCGAACGCATAATCTTATCCGTTTAGTAAAAATTACCGCGGTGGAACTTCCTGAGCACCTCTCGGAGTTTATCGCAGTTCTTAACATGGCGGGGGTTGGGACTCGTTATCCTGATTTGTTGGACGATGCTATTAAACGTTACCCGAAAGAAGTGGCGTGGGATTATTTGGCCAAGACTAAGGAAGTGATGCAGTGGCTATTACGGCAGATCATGTCAACTCAATAATTTTGTCTTTTTTAGCAGCTGTAGAGGCACAAGGTATTACTGTTGAAAAGGCACTGTTGTTTGGCTCACAAGCTAGGGGTAACGCTACAGACGATAGCGATTTTGATTTAATAGTTATCTCAAATGATTTTGCACATATGGCTGCCTGGCAGCGGTGGGAAATCTTAGGGAAGGCTGCGGCAAAAGTAATGGAGCCTATTGAAGCATTAGCCTATAGTCCGGATGAAGTAGCAACCGCACTACAGCGAAAAGGAAATTTTCTGCGCC
The Bacillota bacterium DNA segment above includes these coding regions:
- a CDS encoding HEPN domain-containing protein, coding for MLPETTEWLRQSEYDIDTAEAMCRAGRYVYAAFMCQLAIEKALKGLVVELTGNTPPRTHNLIRLVKITAVELPEHLSEFIAVLNMAGVGTRYPDLLDDAIKRYPKEVAWDYLAKTKEVMQWLLRQIMSTQ
- a CDS encoding nucleotidyltransferase domain-containing protein — protein: MTADHVNSIILSFLAAVEAQGITVEKALLFGSQARGNATDDSDFDLIVISNDFAHMAAWQRWEILGKAAAKVMEPIEALAYSPDEVATALQRKGNFLRHILTREKTVNYVVDAVQ